From Streptomyces sp. NBC_01551:
TGATTGAAACGCCCTCCTACGCTCGCCGCATGCTGAGTCAACCGGCCATCGGGCTGCTGAAGCGGCTTGCTGCCGAAGGGGTTTCGCCCTGGCTGGTCGCGGCCAACGGGGACGAATTCCGTTCCGATCCCCCCTTCCATTCCGCGACGGCGGAACTCCTGCACGGTGCCGTGGCGCCGGTTCTCGACCGGGACACGGTCCGCCGGGCGTGCGACGCCTTGTGGAATGCGTTCGTGGAAAGCGGGGGCGGTGAGGGGCGGGTTTCCGTCCCGGTCGATCCCTGGCTCGTCCACGATGTGGAAGCCCTGGTGTCGGCGGCGCGTTCCGTGCACGACGAGGTGGGGCGCCCGAATCTGCTGGTCCGAATTCCGGCGACGCGCGCCGGGCTCGTCGCGCTGGAGGAATGCCTGTCGCTGGGCATCAGCGTGGACGCGGACCTGATCTTCTGTGCCGAGCGGTACGAGGAAGTACTGGCGGCCTATCTCTCCGGGATGGAGCGGGCGCTCTCGCGGGGCCTGCGGCTCCGGCAGATCGCGGCCGTGACGTCGGTGCCGGTCGGGATGCTCGACGCGGAGGTCAACTCCCGGCTCGCGGCCCTGCCGGGCCGGGGCGAGGCGGCCGCCGGGGCCCGCGACACGGCCGCGCTGGCGGTGGCCCGCCAGCTGTACCGGGCGCGGGAGCAGCGGCTCGACGGGGCGTGGTGGCGGGTGCTGCGGGCGGCCGGGGCGATTCCGCCGGGGCTGCTGTGGACCGAGGTGCGGCCCCGGCACGTCACCGCGCTGGTCGGGTGGAACACCGGGCTGGCCGCGCCCCGGGAGGTGCTGGAGGCGGCCGCCGCGGGCGAGCGGCTGTGCGGGGACACGCTGCTGAACGGGCACGCGGAAGCCCGCCGGGCGCTGGACGCGCTCGACGGGCTGGGGATCCGGATGGGCGAGGTGGCCCGGGAGCTGGAGACGGCGGAACTCGACCGCCTCCAGCGCGCCTGGACACTGCGCCCCTGACCGGGGCTCGGCCGGTCAGGCTTCGGTCGGCCCGGCCTCGGCCTGTCAGGCCTCGACCTTCTGCGTCCGGCGGCCGGGGAAGGGGCCGCCGGTCAGGGAGAGGAGGGGGCCGGCCTTGACCGCGGTCTCCTCGAACTCGGCTTCGGAGTCGGAGAGGGCGATGACCGCCCCGCCGACGCCGTAGCGGACCTTGTCCTCGGTGACCAGGGCGGTGCGGATCACGATGCTGAGATCGGCGGCGCCGGAGAGCGAGAAGTAGCCGATCGCCCCGGAGTACACGCCGCGCGGGCCCGCTTCGAGCCGGTCGATGATCCGCATCGTCCGTTCCTTGGGCGCGCCCGTCATGGAGCCGCCGGGGAACGCGGACCGTACGCACTCCACGGCGGTGCTGCCGGCGCGCAGCCGGGCCCGCACCGTGCTCACCAGCTGGTGGGCGTGGGCGTTGGTCTCGACCCGGAAGATGTCCTCGGCCTCGACGGAGCCGGGTTCGGCGCAGCGGCCGAGGTCGTTGCGGACCAGGTCCACGATCATCAGGTTCTCGGCGCGGTCCTTCTCGTTGGTCAGCAGGTCCGCGATCAGGGCCCGGTCCTCGGCCGGCGTGGCGCCGCGCGGGCGGGTGCCCTTGATGGGCCTGGACTCGGCGAGGCCGTCGCGGCCGACGCGCAGGAACCGCTCGGGGGAGGTGCTGAGCACGGCGAGGCCGTCGAACTGGAGCAGGGCGCCGAAGGGGGCGGGGCTGGTGCGACGCAGGTGCCGGTAGCCGGCCCAGGGGTCCATCCGGCCGCGGACCTCGGCCATGTTGGTGAGGCAGACCTCGTACGTCTCGCCGGCCGCGATCTCCTGCTGGCAGGCGTCGATGAGCCGCAGGTACGCGTCGCGGTCGTGGCGCAGCCGGATCTCGCCGGTCAGGACCGGGCCGTCGCCCGCGTCGGCGGGCGCGGGGCGGGGGAGTGGGGCGAGGCGCTCCAGCTCGGCGGCCATGGCGGCCAGCCGGCCGCGCGCGGCGGCCTCCGACGACGCGTGCGACGGCGCGGGCCGCGACGCGTCCGGGTCTTCGGCGGCGCGCTCGGCCAGGGCCAGCAGGTAGCTGGTCCCGGTGGCGTGGTCCAGGACCAGGGCCCGGTCGGCGAAGACCATCGCCGCGTCGGGGTCCTCGGACTGGTGGGCGAGGTCGCCGCCGCACTCGGCCTTCAGCTCGTAGCCGAGGTACCCGGTCCAGCCGAGCGCGTAGTCGAAGGGGAGCTCCGGGACCTCGGTGGCGAGCGAGCGCAGGTCCTGGTCGATCCACTCCAGGAAGGGGCCCGCGCTGATCTCCGTACCGGCCGCGGAGTCCACCCGGACCGTGCCGCTCCACACGTCGGCGCGGGCGACCCGGGCCAGCGGGCCCGTCGCGTCGCCCATCACCGAGAAGCGGCCGTTGCCCGTGTCGGGGCGGCTGCTGTCGAGCCAGAAGGCGTACGGGTTGCCGCGGAAGAGGCGGTCGTAGGCGACCTCGTCGTCCCATCGGGTGGGCAGCTCCTCGACGAGGACCCGGAGCCGGCGCGCGCCCGGACGTACGGCAGCGGTCGCGGCGGCGGATAGGGCGGCAGCCGAGGCAGCAGGTGCGGCGGCGGGCGCGGCAGCAGGTGCGGCCGGGGCGGGACGCCGTCGCGCCGCCCGCCGGACGCCGCCGCTCAGCTCGGCGAAGTTCCGCAGCAGCTCCACGCCGTACTGCGCGCGGATCGACTCCGGATGGAACTGGATGCCCCACAGGGGGCGCTCACGGTGGCGCAATCCCATCAGTACACCGTCCGGCGTCCACGCCGTGGCCTCCAGCCCGGCCGGCAGGTCGGTCACCGCGAGCGAGTGGTAGCGGACCACCTCCATCGGCGACGGAATCCCGGCGAACACCCCCTCGCCGTCGTGCCAGACGGGCGAGATCCGGCCATGGCGCGGCTCCGGCGCCCGCCCCACGGTGGCCCCGTACAGGTGGCCGATCGCCTGGTGCCCGAGGCAGATGCCGAGCACCGGCAGTTCGCCGTGCTCCAGGACCTGCCGGGAGATGCCGAGGTCGGCGTCGCGCGCGGGAGTCCCCGGTCCCGGCGAGACGATGACGTTGTCGAATTCCGCCAGCCGGTCCGGCGTCCAGAGCGGGTCGTCGTTGCGGACGACCTCGGGCTCGCGGCCGCCCACCTCGGTGATCTGGTGGAACAGGTTGTAGGTGAACGAGTCGTGGTTGTCGATCAGAAGCGTGCGCATGTTCTTTCCCCCGCAGAACTGGTGGTCGCGTGCCGGTTACCGCTCCCGGACGGGCCTGATCTCGATCAGCATGTGCTCGACCATGTCCTGGCCGTACTCCCCCTCGCGCACCCGCTCGCTGCGCAGCGTCCGCAGCTCCCGGCCGGTCTCGTCGGCGATCCGGTAGAGGGCGGGCAGATCGCCCCGGTCGCTGAAGTGCAGCAGCGCCGAACCGGTCGGGGTGAGCCAGCGCGGGGCCTGCTCCAGGTAGCGGCGGTGGGCGCGGTAGCCGGTGTCGACGTAG
This genomic window contains:
- a CDS encoding transaldolase family protein; this encodes MLSQPAIGLLKRLAAEGVSPWLVAANGDEFRSDPPFHSATAELLHGAVAPVLDRDTVRRACDALWNAFVESGGGEGRVSVPVDPWLVHDVEALVSAARSVHDEVGRPNLLVRIPATRAGLVALEECLSLGISVDADLIFCAERYEEVLAAYLSGMERALSRGLRLRQIAAVTSVPVGMLDAEVNSRLAALPGRGEAAAGARDTAALAVARQLYRAREQRLDGAWWRVLRAAGAIPPGLLWTEVRPRHVTALVGWNTGLAAPREVLEAAAAGERLCGDTLLNGHAEARRALDALDGLGIRMGEVARELETAELDRLQRAWTLRP
- the pabB gene encoding aminodeoxychorismate synthase component I; the protein is MRTLLIDNHDSFTYNLFHQITEVGGREPEVVRNDDPLWTPDRLAEFDNVIVSPGPGTPARDADLGISRQVLEHGELPVLGICLGHQAIGHLYGATVGRAPEPRHGRISPVWHDGEGVFAGIPSPMEVVRYHSLAVTDLPAGLEATAWTPDGVLMGLRHRERPLWGIQFHPESIRAQYGVELLRNFAELSGGVRRAARRRPAPAAPAAAPAAAPAASAAALSAAATAAVRPGARRLRVLVEELPTRWDDEVAYDRLFRGNPYAFWLDSSRPDTGNGRFSVMGDATGPLARVARADVWSGTVRVDSAAGTEISAGPFLEWIDQDLRSLATEVPELPFDYALGWTGYLGYELKAECGGDLAHQSEDPDAAMVFADRALVLDHATGTSYLLALAERAAEDPDASRPAPSHASSEAAARGRLAAMAAELERLAPLPRPAPADAGDGPVLTGEIRLRHDRDAYLRLIDACQQEIAAGETYEVCLTNMAEVRGRMDPWAGYRHLRRTSPAPFGALLQFDGLAVLSTSPERFLRVGRDGLAESRPIKGTRPRGATPAEDRALIADLLTNEKDRAENLMIVDLVRNDLGRCAEPGSVEAEDIFRVETNAHAHQLVSTVRARLRAGSTAVECVRSAFPGGSMTGAPKERTMRIIDRLEAGPRGVYSGAIGYFSLSGAADLSIVIRTALVTEDKVRYGVGGAVIALSDSEAEFEETAVKAGPLLSLTGGPFPGRRTQKVEA